From the Glycine max cultivar Williams 82 chromosome 11, Glycine_max_v4.0, whole genome shotgun sequence genome, the window GGTGAAGAAAACCTCCGAAGAGATGGGAGGGTTCGTTTTGTGGCAAAAAGACCCCGATTTGTGGTGTCTAGAGGTCGTTCTGTCCGGTTGTAAGGTTTGTTGCGGCAGCAATGGCAAGGTCTCGTGGCGCCATTCCTCTAACCAACAAACCCCCGTTCAAAGAGGTGCCCCTAGACCTTTACGTCGTTTCCTTCAGGTATATTAATAGCATGTTTTATTAACTCAAGTGGATCACAAAAGTAACTTTCGGTTGACCTTGACGTGAAAATTTGatagttgtaaaaaaaattgattttaaaaattatatctcgaaattattattttttatggagaTCATGAATCTTGAGttctaaatgtaattaaattatttgttcaTTAGGGATTGGATCCGAGGGCAACGGCTAACTTATTTTTGGACGCTGCATgcataggagagaaaataatCAATGATGAAGAGTGCTTCATCTTGAAATTGGAAACAAGTCCAGCAATTCGTGATGCCCAAAGTGGCCCAAACTTTGAGATTATACACCATACAATATGGGGCTACTTTAGCCAAAGATCTGGTCTCTTGGTTCAATTTGAAGACTGTAGATTACACTCAATGAGAACCAAAGATGACAATGACATTTTTTGGCAAACAAGTTTAGAATCAGTAATTGAGGATTATAAGTATGTAGATGGGATAAATGTGTCACACAGTGGCAAGACTCGAGTTACAGTTTCCAGATATGGCGAACAATCAGCTAACCATAAAAAAGAATTGGAAGAGAGATGGAAGATCGAAGAGGTAGATTTTAATATATGGGGTTTGAATGCTGAAAGCTTTCTACCTCCCTCAAACTTAGAAAAGACATAAAATGCCTTGCTATTTACTCCCTCAAACTTGGTAGATTTTAATGTATGTGGTTAGGGCGTTGAAAGCTTTCTATCTCAGACTTAGGAAAGATCATATACTTTGTAACAGAATACGCACGCATGTCCcccccaaaagaaaaaaatatttatatcatgTAATGACAAGCATGAAGCTAATGTTGATTGAACAGATGATTGGAGTAGTAATTTAAAAACATGCACACTGAAAGCATTTGtgatttttgtaaaacaaacaacTTTTTGTTCCACAATTTTATTGCACTTATaattagaggaaaaaatgtatattttagcAGTGCGCTATACATACATAAATACACAAGACATTGCGTGTGTGTGCTTTTAGTTAGGATACTctccttttttatatatgtgtgtaaccttcattatttatttatttcttattaattattattaaagatgACATTTTAtctagaaataaaattatatatatatatatatatatatatatatttattataccttataaaattcttgatttttaggccttgtatttatcACCACCGAATATTTTGATCctgaacttttaaaaataattatgtttagtCCCTCAAGATAAACGTCATGTAGAAAAccatagtatatttttttttaaggaaacagTGTATGGcttaagagattaaaaatacttatttttaaaggTTTAGGGATCAAAATGTTCCATGATAAAgtacaaaaactaaaatcaattattttacaaaatatagaGTCTAAatccataaaatta encodes:
- the LOC102664990 gene encoding uncharacterized protein, translating into MKQPAAKSSLRRLCPNINKEDGLETVLEIPIPEEMFSTMGNNVALRWQNMLTWMKAQTEDKLATPTVASRLNELRFLLYLVGCPLIPLQVQLGHSVHRPVRDCSIEASTAKYIVQQYIAATGGQPALNAVDSMCVTGQIKISASDFYHTGQSIEVKKTSEEMGGFVLWQKDPDLWCLEVVLSGCKVCCGSNGKVSWRHSSNQQTPVQRGAPRPLRRFLQGLDPRATANLFLDAACIGEKIINDEECFILKLETSPAIRDAQSGPNFEIIHHTIWGYFSQRSGLLVQFEDCRLHSMRTKDDNDIFWQTSLESVIEDYKYVDGINVSHSGKTRVTVSRYGEQSANHKKELEERWKIEEVDFNIWGLNAESFLPPSNLEKT